In one window of Kitasatospora sp. MMS16-BH015 DNA:
- a CDS encoding amidohydrolase, with protein MPTDLLLLSARLLDPATGRLLPQTALAAADGRITHLGGPELRSLAGPATTVIDLKGAVVTPGFVDGHLHPVSGAERTAGTDLSGCTDLAAVRAVLAEAVRALKPGEWLRGWGLDPNAFGSGPVEARALGAVLDGVPALIDLFDAHSALASPRALELAGVTGPRSFDQAAEIVCDADGRPTGLLLEDAACEAVEAHAPRPTEAQAQARAAEVLRGMAAAGLTGGHAMDAHGDSLERYAKLEAAGELPLRVRIAPQCQPGADEAAVAALIAAQGTGGRYWRVAGVKLFMDGTIDNGTAWLEHPDCHGESTHAFWPDPAAYGRVIAELHRAGIPTATHAIGDAAVRHALDSIERAQAGTTSVRHRIEHIETVPDDTLRRFARLGVLASMQPTHCCEFTRADHTDNWSRRLGEERAARAWRCRDLWEAGARVVLGSDWPIAPYAPLGVMAGARHRRPSRDLTEPPHGPGQALTPLQALQGYTLNPAWAAGEEQLAGRLAVGYRADLTVLAENPLDVPDTELAEVPVLLTVLDGRPTHRAAAL; from the coding sequence TTGCCCACCGATCTTCTCCTGCTCTCCGCCCGGCTGCTCGACCCGGCCACCGGCCGGCTCCTGCCGCAGACCGCGCTGGCCGCCGCCGACGGCCGGATCACCCACCTCGGCGGGCCCGAGCTGCGCTCCCTGGCCGGCCCGGCCACCACGGTGATCGACCTCAAGGGGGCCGTGGTCACCCCCGGCTTCGTGGACGGGCACCTGCACCCGGTCTCCGGCGCCGAACGGACCGCCGGCACCGACCTGAGCGGCTGCACCGACCTGGCCGCCGTCCGGGCGGTGCTCGCCGAGGCCGTCCGGGCGCTGAAGCCGGGCGAGTGGCTGCGCGGCTGGGGCCTGGACCCGAACGCGTTCGGCAGCGGCCCGGTCGAGGCGCGGGCGCTCGGGGCGGTGCTGGACGGCGTACCGGCGCTGATCGACCTGTTCGACGCGCACTCCGCGCTGGCCAGCCCCCGCGCGCTGGAGCTCGCGGGCGTGACCGGGCCGCGCAGCTTCGACCAGGCCGCCGAGATCGTCTGCGACGCCGACGGGCGGCCCACCGGGCTGCTCCTGGAGGACGCCGCCTGCGAGGCGGTCGAGGCGCACGCACCCCGGCCCACCGAGGCCCAGGCGCAGGCCCGGGCCGCCGAGGTGCTGCGCGGCATGGCCGCGGCCGGCCTGACCGGCGGCCACGCCATGGACGCGCACGGCGACTCGCTGGAGCGCTACGCCAAGCTGGAGGCGGCCGGCGAGCTGCCGCTCCGCGTCCGGATCGCCCCGCAGTGCCAGCCGGGCGCGGACGAGGCGGCGGTGGCCGCGCTGATCGCCGCCCAGGGCACCGGCGGGCGGTACTGGCGGGTGGCCGGCGTGAAGCTGTTCATGGACGGCACCATCGACAACGGCACCGCCTGGCTGGAGCACCCCGACTGCCACGGCGAGTCCACCCACGCGTTCTGGCCCGACCCGGCCGCCTACGGCCGGGTGATCGCCGAGCTGCACCGGGCGGGCATCCCCACCGCCACCCACGCGATCGGCGATGCCGCCGTCCGCCACGCGCTCGACTCGATCGAGCGGGCCCAGGCGGGCACCACGTCCGTCCGGCACCGGATCGAGCACATCGAGACCGTGCCCGACGACACCCTGCGCCGCTTCGCCCGGCTCGGTGTGCTCGCCTCGATGCAGCCGACGCACTGCTGCGAGTTCACCCGGGCGGACCACACCGACAACTGGTCCCGCCGCCTCGGCGAGGAGCGGGCCGCCCGCGCCTGGCGCTGCCGCGACCTGTGGGAGGCCGGCGCCCGGGTGGTGCTCGGCTCCGACTGGCCGATCGCGCCGTACGCCCCGCTCGGCGTGATGGCCGGGGCCCGCCACCGGCGGCCCAGCCGTGACCTCACCGAGCCGCCGCACGGCCCGGGCCAGGCCCTCACCCCGCTCCAGGCTCTCCAGGGCTACACCCTCAACCCGGCCTGGGCGGCCGGGGAGGAGCAGCTGGCCGGCCGGCTCGCGGTGGGCTACCGGGCCGACCTCACCGTGCTCGCCGAGAACCCGCTCGACGTACCGGACACCGAGCTCGCCGAGGTGCCGGTGCTGCTCACCGTGCTCGACGGCCGCCCGACGCACCGGGCGGCCGCGCTCTGA
- a CDS encoding ABC transporter permease, with protein MTLLDAPPVTATAAPLAPAARLLPALAAVYRAQLARAKVSRIPLLFVATFQSLGILVMMRGVVDPGDNPAAHAVVAGSSVLVVAFVALNLLAQYFGKLRATGGLDHYATLPVPPASVVLGTAAAYASFTVPGVFVTAGVGAVLFGLPLAHLWVLLAVVPLAGAALAGLGAALGLLAPRQELATLLGQLGMSAALLLGVLPVGHLPSVIRWLRDLLPSTYGVEAFARTFTAAPDWAAVGGDLAVCAAVGLVSLTLATWAYRRATVRP; from the coding sequence ATGACCCTGCTCGACGCCCCGCCGGTCACCGCGACGGCCGCGCCGCTCGCCCCCGCCGCCCGGCTGCTGCCGGCGCTGGCCGCCGTCTACCGGGCCCAGCTGGCCCGGGCCAAGGTGAGCCGGATCCCGCTGCTCTTCGTGGCCACCTTCCAGTCGCTCGGCATCCTGGTGATGATGCGCGGCGTGGTCGACCCCGGCGACAACCCGGCCGCCCACGCGGTGGTCGCGGGCTCCAGCGTGCTGGTGGTCGCCTTCGTGGCGCTCAACCTGCTGGCCCAGTACTTCGGCAAGCTGCGCGCCACCGGCGGGCTCGACCACTACGCGACGCTGCCGGTGCCGCCGGCCTCGGTGGTGCTCGGCACCGCCGCCGCGTACGCCTCGTTCACGGTGCCCGGGGTGTTCGTCACGGCGGGCGTCGGCGCGGTGCTGTTCGGGCTGCCGCTGGCCCACCTCTGGGTGCTGCTGGCCGTCGTCCCGCTGGCCGGTGCCGCACTGGCCGGCCTCGGCGCCGCGCTCGGGCTGCTCGCGCCCCGGCAGGAGCTGGCCACCCTGCTCGGCCAGCTGGGGATGTCCGCCGCGCTGCTGCTCGGCGTGCTGCCGGTCGGCCACCTGCCCTCGGTGATCCGCTGGCTGCGCGACCTGCTCCCCTCCACCTACGGGGTCGAGGCCTTCGCCCGTACCTTCACCGCCGCGCCCGACTGGGCGGCGGTCGGCGGCGACCTGGCGGTCTGCGCCGCGGTCGGGCTGGTCTCGCTCACCCTCGCCACCTGGGCCTACCGGCGGGCCACCGTCCGCCCGTAG
- a CDS encoding ABC transporter ATP-binding protein: MSDTDRRVPQARPQGDLGGPACCTVRDLAKTYRSRGAAPEIRANDGIDLDVRRGEVFGLLGPNGAGKSTLVRQLTGLLKPDRGSIEILGHDIVRHPDRAARLLGYLGQESTALDELTVALAAETTGRLRGLSRAAARAETAAVLTELGLEELAGRPLAKLSGGQRRLACFAATLVGERPLLVLDEPTTGMDPIARRAVWAAVDRRRAEQGATVLLVTHNVIEAETVLDRVAVIDDGRVIACDTPGGLKALVDGDVRLDLVWRTEAPLEVPAVARLAERAERTGRRWTVRTTPEQARELVAAVTTGPAFAALDDFTLATPSLEDAYLKLGGRHEGLVK; encoded by the coding sequence GTGAGCGACACCGACCGGCGGGTACCCCAGGCCCGGCCGCAAGGGGACCTCGGCGGCCCTGCCTGCTGCACCGTACGAGACCTTGCCAAGACCTACCGCAGCCGTGGCGCGGCGCCCGAGATCCGTGCCAACGACGGCATCGACCTGGACGTCCGGCGCGGTGAGGTCTTCGGGCTGCTCGGCCCGAACGGCGCGGGCAAGTCCACCCTCGTCCGGCAGCTCACCGGGCTGCTCAAGCCCGACCGGGGCAGCATCGAGATCCTCGGCCACGACATCGTCCGCCACCCGGACCGGGCCGCCCGGCTGCTCGGGTACCTCGGGCAGGAGTCGACCGCGCTCGACGAGCTCACCGTGGCGCTGGCCGCCGAGACCACCGGCCGCCTGCGCGGCCTGAGCCGGGCCGCCGCCCGCGCCGAGACGGCCGCCGTCCTCACCGAGCTGGGGCTCGAGGAGCTGGCCGGCCGGCCGCTCGCCAAGCTCTCCGGCGGCCAGCGCCGACTGGCCTGCTTCGCGGCCACGCTGGTGGGTGAGCGTCCGCTGCTGGTGCTGGACGAGCCCACCACCGGGATGGACCCGATCGCCCGCCGCGCCGTCTGGGCCGCCGTGGACCGCCGCCGGGCCGAGCAGGGCGCCACCGTGCTGCTGGTCACCCACAACGTGATCGAGGCCGAGACGGTGCTCGACCGGGTGGCCGTGATCGACGACGGCCGGGTGATCGCCTGCGACACGCCCGGCGGGCTCAAGGCCCTGGTGGACGGGGACGTCCGGCTCGACCTGGTCTGGCGGACCGAGGCCCCGCTCGAGGTGCCCGCCGTCGCCCGGCTGGCCGAACGGGCCGAACGGACCGGCCGCCGCTGGACCGTGCGCACCACCCCCGAGCAGGCCCGCGAACTGGTCGCCGCCGTCACCACCGGCCCGGCCTTCGCCGCCCTGGACGACTTCACCCTGGCCACCCCGAGCCTGGAGGACGCGTACCTCAAGCTCGGCGGCCGGCACGAGGGGCTGGTCAAGTGA
- a CDS encoding NYN domain-containing protein gives MDRCVVLVDAGYLLGASASLLAGEAHRSRITVDHTALIAGLRERAEAETGLPLLRIYWFDAAPDRRPLPEHRRLRVLPRVTVRLGALTRAEGRRVQKGVDAAMHAELSELARNRACADVVLITGDGDLLPGMMSAKEHGVVVHLWALQAADGDFNQSEDLVGEADERRVLDREWIERAVRLREVPAQCPPPGPRAGLADLFATAAPPYYGPAAEYGPRQEYGARQEYGRPPEYAPPQPAYVPPPDYVPPPEYGAAAGEYEPKPAFAEPGGAAGAAAAAVVVGGGAAGTAEAGAGGEPAVAVGPQPALRVVPTPKDLAIRSTPGHAPAAAPAPVSLVLRWSSDRGQIERPAGHPAGEQLPSLAQLTSSEQRWADREEDITTIGGDAHEVGQVFARRWTDRLAAPHRLAQLWADYPRIPHRLDGELLRYAARFGLLAHKDDQIDEHDRYAIRAGFWKELASRVPGAQPPPEEG, from the coding sequence GTGGACCGCTGCGTCGTCCTGGTGGATGCCGGATACCTGCTCGGGGCCTCGGCCAGCCTGCTCGCGGGGGAGGCGCACCGCTCGCGGATCACGGTGGACCACACCGCGCTGATCGCCGGGCTGCGCGAGCGCGCCGAGGCCGAGACCGGCCTGCCGCTGCTGCGGATCTACTGGTTCGACGCCGCCCCCGACCGCCGCCCGCTGCCCGAGCACCGCCGTCTGCGGGTGCTGCCCCGGGTCACCGTCCGGCTCGGCGCGCTCACCCGGGCGGAGGGCCGCCGGGTGCAGAAGGGCGTGGACGCCGCGATGCACGCCGAGCTCTCCGAGCTGGCCCGCAACCGGGCCTGCGCCGACGTGGTGCTGATCACCGGGGACGGCGACCTGCTGCCCGGCATGATGTCCGCCAAGGAGCACGGGGTGGTGGTCCACCTCTGGGCGCTCCAGGCCGCCGACGGCGACTTCAACCAGTCCGAGGACCTGGTCGGCGAGGCCGACGAACGCCGGGTGCTCGACCGCGAGTGGATCGAACGCGCCGTCCGGCTGCGCGAGGTGCCCGCCCAGTGCCCGCCGCCCGGCCCCCGGGCCGGCCTGGCCGACCTGTTCGCCACCGCCGCGCCGCCGTACTACGGACCGGCGGCGGAGTACGGACCGCGCCAGGAGTACGGAGCCCGCCAGGAGTACGGCCGGCCGCCCGAGTACGCGCCGCCGCAGCCGGCCTACGTGCCGCCACCGGACTACGTACCGCCCCCCGAGTACGGCGCGGCGGCCGGGGAGTACGAGCCGAAGCCCGCCTTCGCGGAGCCGGGCGGTGCGGCGGGCGCGGCTGCTGCCGCCGTCGTGGTGGGTGGGGGAGCGGCGGGGACGGCCGAGGCCGGGGCCGGCGGCGAGCCGGCCGTGGCGGTGGGTCCGCAGCCGGCGCTGCGGGTGGTGCCCACGCCCAAGGACCTGGCCATCCGCAGCACGCCCGGCCACGCACCCGCCGCCGCCCCGGCGCCGGTCTCGCTGGTGCTGCGCTGGTCCTCCGACCGGGGGCAGATCGAGCGCCCGGCCGGCCACCCGGCCGGTGAGCAGCTGCCCAGCCTGGCCCAGCTCACCAGCTCCGAGCAGCGCTGGGCCGACCGCGAGGAGGACATCACCACCATCGGCGGCGACGCCCACGAGGTCGGGCAGGTCTTCGCCCGCCGCTGGACCGACCGGCTGGCCGCCCCGCACCGCCTCGCCCAGCTCTGGGCCGACTACCCCCGCATCCCGCACCGCCTGGACGGCGAGCTGCTGCGCTACGCCGCCCGCTTCGGCCTGCTCGCGCACAAGGACGACCAGATCGACGAGCACGACCGCTACGCGATCCGGGCGGGTTTCTGGAAGGAACTGGCCAGTCGGGTGCCCGGTGCCCAGCCGCCCCCCGAGGAGGGCTGA